In Nostoc sp. GT001, a genomic segment contains:
- a CDS encoding AAA family ATPase, producing MTGKCGLTLGKYAPLHKGHQLVIETALAEMDEVLVMIYECPEVTAIPLTVRANWLRQIYPQIQVIEAWDGPTEVGDTPEIKQKHEDYILKQLKSKKITHFYCSEFYGEHVSQALGAVNRLVDCDRQTFPISGTQVRRDAYAFREYLHPDVYRDLIVNIVFLGAPSTGKTTIASQLAKEFNTVWMPEYGREYWEKYQINRQLSLSQLVEIAKGHLEREEALLLQANQYLFTDTNALTTYQFSLYYHKTVAPELAELAHQAMSRYDLIFLCDLDIPYDDTWDRSGEANRSIFQKQIQSDLIIKKVPFFRIYGDIDARISLVKKVVLSYHKYSNLGDLFFKKIIL from the coding sequence CTCCATAAAGGGCATCAATTGGTGATTGAAACAGCCTTAGCAGAGATGGATGAGGTACTTGTGATGATTTATGAGTGTCCAGAAGTGACTGCTATTCCTTTAACAGTTCGAGCGAATTGGCTGCGTCAAATTTATCCACAAATTCAGGTGATTGAAGCGTGGGATGGTCCAACTGAGGTTGGTGATACTCCTGAGATTAAGCAAAAGCACGAAGATTACATTCTGAAACAATTAAAATCCAAAAAAATTACCCACTTTTACTGTAGTGAATTTTACGGTGAACACGTAAGTCAGGCGCTGGGGGCAGTTAATCGGCTGGTAGATTGCGATCGCCAAACTTTTCCAATTTCTGGAACGCAAGTAAGAAGAGACGCTTACGCATTTCGGGAGTATTTACATCCTGATGTGTACCGCGATCTGATCGTTAATATTGTTTTTCTGGGCGCTCCTTCGACTGGTAAAACCACTATTGCATCACAATTAGCTAAAGAGTTTAACACAGTATGGATGCCAGAGTATGGGCGCGAGTATTGGGAAAAATATCAAATTAATAGGCAACTTTCGCTCTCGCAACTTGTGGAGATTGCCAAAGGGCATTTAGAACGTGAAGAAGCCTTATTATTGCAAGCAAACCAGTATTTATTTACAGATACTAATGCATTGACAACCTATCAATTCTCCTTGTATTACCACAAAACTGTTGCCCCAGAGTTAGCAGAACTTGCCCATCAAGCCATGTCACGCTATGATTTAATATTTCTTTGTGATTTAGATATCCCTTACGATGATACCTGGGATCGTTCTGGAGAGGCAAATCGTAGTATATTTCAAAAACAGATTCAGAGCGACTTAATTATTAAAAAAGTTCCATTTTTTCGTATTTATGGCGATATAGATGCACGTATTAGTCTGGTTAAAAAAGTAGTCTTATCTTACCACAAGTATAGCAATTTAG